One part of the Musa acuminata AAA Group cultivar baxijiao chromosome BXJ1-5, Cavendish_Baxijiao_AAA, whole genome shotgun sequence genome encodes these proteins:
- the LOC135672907 gene encoding BTB/POZ domain and ankyrin repeat-containing protein NPR2-like isoform X2 → MPNATEPSSTISFASSSYLSNCSSAYHASVAAPNPPVQHAAPDGGTNLEVLSLSKLSSNLERLLVDTEFDCTDAEIMVEGTPVGVHRCILAARSRFFRELFSREGSGGAPREGKPRFDMDELVPGGRVGREAFMVFLSYLYTGKLKPAPQDVSICVDRFCAHDSCPPAIGFAVELMYASSVFQIAELVSLLQRRLLNFVEKALVEDVIPILQVASHSKLNQLLTHCVQRVARSDLDDIALEKKLPQEVTDEIRSLRRKSQPKESNVTVDPVHEKRIKRIHRALDSDDVELVKLLLNESGVTLDDTYALHYAAAYCDSKVIAELLDLGSANVNLKNDKGYTPLHVAALRREPKVIVSLLTKGASALETTADGQNAVRICKRLTRAKDYFTKTEQGQESNKNKLCIDILEREVRRNPMVGEDAVTSPLLADDLHMKLLYLENRVAFARLFFPAEAKVAMEIAHADTTSEFTGLYKSRSSSNLRDVDLNETPVVQNKRLRTRVDTLMKTVELGRRYFPNCSQVLDKFLEDDLPDLFYLQKGSPDEQKIKKLRFCELKEDVRKAFSKDKAGSLLSGLSSLSSSSLPKD, encoded by the exons ATGCCTAATGCCACGGAGCCTTCGTCTACCATAAGCTTCGCCTCCTCCTCCTACCTCTCCAATTGCTCGAGTGCCTACCATGCTTCCGTCGCCGCCCCTAACCCCCCGGTCCAGCACGCAGCGCCCGACGGCGGGACGAACCTCGAGGTCTTGAGCCTCAGCAAGCTGAGCTCCAATCTCGAGCGCCTCCTCGTGGACACCGAGTTCGACTGCACCGACGCTGAGATCATGGTCGAAGGGACCCCTGTTGGCGTACACCGCTGCATCCTGGCAGCGCGGAGCCGGTTCTTCCGCGAGCTTTTCTCGCGGGAAGGAAGCGGAGGGGCTCCGCGGGAGGGGAAGCCCAGGTTCGACATGGACGAGCTGGTCCCCGGTGGCCGGGTTGGCCGGGAGGCCTTCATGGTCTTCTTGAGCTATCTGTACACGGGCAAGCTGAAACCAGCCCCACAGGACGTGTCGATCTGCGTCGACAGGTTCTGCGCGCACGACTCGTGCCCGCCGGCAATTGGCTTCGCCGTTGAGCTCATGTATGCGTCTTCTGTCTTTCAGATCGCGGAGCTTGTCTCACTCTTACAG CGTCGACTTCTGAATTTTGTTGAGAAGGCTCTGGTGGAAGATGTAATCCCTATCCTTCAGGTTGCTTCCCACTCAAAGCTTAACCAGTTGCTCACTCACTGTGTACAAAGAGTAGCTAGGTCAGATCTTGATGATATTGCTCTTGAGAAGAAGCTCCCACAAGAAGTAACTGATGAAATTAGATCATTGCGCCGCAAATCCCAGCCCAAGGAATCTAATGTCACTGTGGATCCTGTCCATGAGAAAAGAATTAAAAGAATCCACAGAGCCCTGGATTCAGATGATGTTGAACTCGTAAAGTTGCTCTTGAATGAGTCTGGAGTCACTCTTGATGATACATATGCTCTGCACTATGCGGCTGCTTACTGTGATTCCAAAGTCATCGCTGAGTTGTTAGACCTTGGGTCAGCCAATGTGAACTTGAAGAACGATAAAGGATACACACCACTTCATGTGGCTGCACTGAGACGAGAGCCCAAGGTGATTGTGTCCCTTCTCACAAAAGGTGCGTCTGCATTAGAAACAACAGCTGATGGTCAAAATGCTGTTAGGATATGCAAGAGACTAACTAGGGCAAAAGATTACTTCACAAAGACAGAGCAGGGACAAGAGTCAAATAAAAATAAGTTATGCATTGATATTCTAGAGAGAGAGGTGAGAAGAAACCCCATGGTTGGAGAAGATGCCGTTACATCACCGTTGTTGGCTGATGATCTACACATGAAGCTTCTTTACCTTGAAAACAGAG TTGCATTTGCGAGATTGTTCTTTCCTGCTGAAGCCAAGGTAGCCATGGAAATAGCACATGCGGACACAACTTCTGAATTTACTGGTCTTTATAAATCTAGGAGCTCTAGTAACCTGAGGGACGTCGACTTGAATGAGACACCTGTAGTGCAAAATAAGAGGCTGCGCACCAGGGTAGATACCTTGATGAAAACAG TGGAATTGGGTCGCCGCTATTTTCCCAACTGTTCACAAGTGCTAGATAAGTTCCTGGAGGATGACTTGCCTGATCTGTTCTACCTCCAGAAGGGCAGCCCTGATGAGCAGAAGATCAAAAAGTTGCGCTTCTGTGAGCTCAAAGAGGATGTCAGGAAGGCATTCAGCAAGGACAAGGCCGGGAGCTTGCTCTCAGGGTTGTCATCCTTGTCGTCCTCATCGCTGCCTAAGGATTAA
- the LOC135672907 gene encoding BTB/POZ domain and ankyrin repeat-containing protein NPR2-like isoform X1: MPNATEPSSTISFASSSYLSNCSSAYHASVAAPNPPVQHAAPDGGTNLEVLSLSKLSSNLERLLVDTEFDCTDAEIMVEGTPVGVHRCILAARSRFFRELFSREGSGGAPREGKPRFDMDELVPGGRVGREAFMVFLSYLYTGKLKPAPQDVSICVDRFCAHDSCPPAIGFAVELMYASSVFQIAELVSLLQFTAAEPTCSSFCNAQRRLLNFVEKALVEDVIPILQVASHSKLNQLLTHCVQRVARSDLDDIALEKKLPQEVTDEIRSLRRKSQPKESNVTVDPVHEKRIKRIHRALDSDDVELVKLLLNESGVTLDDTYALHYAAAYCDSKVIAELLDLGSANVNLKNDKGYTPLHVAALRREPKVIVSLLTKGASALETTADGQNAVRICKRLTRAKDYFTKTEQGQESNKNKLCIDILEREVRRNPMVGEDAVTSPLLADDLHMKLLYLENRVAFARLFFPAEAKVAMEIAHADTTSEFTGLYKSRSSSNLRDVDLNETPVVQNKRLRTRVDTLMKTVELGRRYFPNCSQVLDKFLEDDLPDLFYLQKGSPDEQKIKKLRFCELKEDVRKAFSKDKAGSLLSGLSSLSSSSLPKD, encoded by the exons ATGCCTAATGCCACGGAGCCTTCGTCTACCATAAGCTTCGCCTCCTCCTCCTACCTCTCCAATTGCTCGAGTGCCTACCATGCTTCCGTCGCCGCCCCTAACCCCCCGGTCCAGCACGCAGCGCCCGACGGCGGGACGAACCTCGAGGTCTTGAGCCTCAGCAAGCTGAGCTCCAATCTCGAGCGCCTCCTCGTGGACACCGAGTTCGACTGCACCGACGCTGAGATCATGGTCGAAGGGACCCCTGTTGGCGTACACCGCTGCATCCTGGCAGCGCGGAGCCGGTTCTTCCGCGAGCTTTTCTCGCGGGAAGGAAGCGGAGGGGCTCCGCGGGAGGGGAAGCCCAGGTTCGACATGGACGAGCTGGTCCCCGGTGGCCGGGTTGGCCGGGAGGCCTTCATGGTCTTCTTGAGCTATCTGTACACGGGCAAGCTGAAACCAGCCCCACAGGACGTGTCGATCTGCGTCGACAGGTTCTGCGCGCACGACTCGTGCCCGCCGGCAATTGGCTTCGCCGTTGAGCTCATGTATGCGTCTTCTGTCTTTCAGATCGCGGAGCTTGTCTCACTCTTACAG TTTACTGCTGCGGAGCCAACTTGTTCTTCTTTCTGTAATGCACAGCGTCGACTTCTGAATTTTGTTGAGAAGGCTCTGGTGGAAGATGTAATCCCTATCCTTCAGGTTGCTTCCCACTCAAAGCTTAACCAGTTGCTCACTCACTGTGTACAAAGAGTAGCTAGGTCAGATCTTGATGATATTGCTCTTGAGAAGAAGCTCCCACAAGAAGTAACTGATGAAATTAGATCATTGCGCCGCAAATCCCAGCCCAAGGAATCTAATGTCACTGTGGATCCTGTCCATGAGAAAAGAATTAAAAGAATCCACAGAGCCCTGGATTCAGATGATGTTGAACTCGTAAAGTTGCTCTTGAATGAGTCTGGAGTCACTCTTGATGATACATATGCTCTGCACTATGCGGCTGCTTACTGTGATTCCAAAGTCATCGCTGAGTTGTTAGACCTTGGGTCAGCCAATGTGAACTTGAAGAACGATAAAGGATACACACCACTTCATGTGGCTGCACTGAGACGAGAGCCCAAGGTGATTGTGTCCCTTCTCACAAAAGGTGCGTCTGCATTAGAAACAACAGCTGATGGTCAAAATGCTGTTAGGATATGCAAGAGACTAACTAGGGCAAAAGATTACTTCACAAAGACAGAGCAGGGACAAGAGTCAAATAAAAATAAGTTATGCATTGATATTCTAGAGAGAGAGGTGAGAAGAAACCCCATGGTTGGAGAAGATGCCGTTACATCACCGTTGTTGGCTGATGATCTACACATGAAGCTTCTTTACCTTGAAAACAGAG TTGCATTTGCGAGATTGTTCTTTCCTGCTGAAGCCAAGGTAGCCATGGAAATAGCACATGCGGACACAACTTCTGAATTTACTGGTCTTTATAAATCTAGGAGCTCTAGTAACCTGAGGGACGTCGACTTGAATGAGACACCTGTAGTGCAAAATAAGAGGCTGCGCACCAGGGTAGATACCTTGATGAAAACAG TGGAATTGGGTCGCCGCTATTTTCCCAACTGTTCACAAGTGCTAGATAAGTTCCTGGAGGATGACTTGCCTGATCTGTTCTACCTCCAGAAGGGCAGCCCTGATGAGCAGAAGATCAAAAAGTTGCGCTTCTGTGAGCTCAAAGAGGATGTCAGGAAGGCATTCAGCAAGGACAAGGCCGGGAGCTTGCTCTCAGGGTTGTCATCCTTGTCGTCCTCATCGCTGCCTAAGGATTAA
- the LOC103983557 gene encoding probable aspartyl protease At4g16563 isoform X1 → MALFIPQTTTTTVSLFLLLATTLFSLLHAAGDRGHGSLVLGLTHVRAVSPPRVAAVTTDMIEPLRGFRDGYLISLNLGTPPQVIPVYMDTGSDLTWVPCGNISFECMDCDDYRHHKLIAAFSPSYSSSSLRDLCTSPLCADVHSSDNPYDPCAVAGCSISTLVSGGCPRPCPSFSYTYGAGGLVVGSLTRDTLRVHTQSSAATREVASFCFGCVGSTFREPIGIAGFGKGALSLPSQLGFLRKGFSHCFLAFKYVDNPNFTSPLVVGSLAISSKEYFLFTPMLKSPTYPNYYYIGLEGISIGNDTMAIAPSNLRSFDPEGNGGMLIDSGTTYTHLPEPFYSLLLSKMESTIVYTRSNEYERRTGFDLCYETPCSDGSCSDNLPSITFHFLNSVKLSLPKDNCFYAMSAPRGSMVVKCFLFQIMDDGGYGPAGVFGSFQQQNMEVVYDLEKERIGFQPMDCASSAARYGLHQK, encoded by the coding sequence ATGGCGCTGTTCATTCCCCAGACCACCACCACCACGGtttccctctttcttctccttgCCACCACATTGTTCTCCCTCCTCCATGCAGCCGGTGACAGGGGCCATGGCTCACTGGTACTGGGTCTGACCCATGTCAGAGCTGTCTCACCTCCTCGAGTTGCAGCTGTGACCACGGACATGATCGAGCCTCTCAGAGGATTCAGAGATGGCTATCTGATTTCCTTGAACCTGGGCACGCCACCGCAAGTCATCCCGGTCTACATGGACACCGGGAGCGACCTCACTTGGGTCCCCTGTGGGAACATCTCCTTCGAGTGCATGGACTGCGACGACTACCGCCACCACAAGCTGATCGCCGCCTTCTCTCCCTCTTACTCTTCCTCGTCGCTGCGAGACCTGTGCACCAGCCCCCTGTGCGCTGACGTCCACAGCTCCGACAACCCCTACGACCCATGCGCCGTGGCTGGGTGCTCCATCAGCACCCTCGTGAGCGGCGGCTGTCCCCGGCCATGCCCTTCCTTCTCCTACACGTATGGCGCAGGAGGGCTGGTCGTCGGCAGCCTCACAAGGGACACCCTGAGAGTCCACACCCAGTCGAGTGCTGCCACCAGAGAGGTCGCAAGCTTTTGCTTCGGGTGCGTCGGTTCCACGTTCAGGGAGCCCATCGGCATCGCAGGGTTTGGGAAGGGTGCACTCTCCCTTCCCTCGCAGCTCGGCTTCCTCCGAAAGGGCTTCTCTCACTGCTTCTTGGCGTTCAAGTACGTCGACAACCCCAACTTCACCAGCCCTTTGGTCGTAGGGAGTCTTGCAATCTCCTCCAAGGAGTACTTCCTCTTCACCCCTATGTTGAAGAGCCCGACGTACCCCAACTACTACTACATCGGACTAGAGGGCATAAGCATCGGCAACGACACCATGGCCATTGCACCATCGAACCTCAGAAGCTTCGATCCAGAAGGCAATGGGGGGATGCTGATCGACTCTGGGACGACCTACACTCACCTGCCGGAGCCGTTCTACTCTCTCCTCCTCTCGAAGATGGAGTCGACGATCGTGTACACGAGATCGAACGAGTACGAGCGGAGAACCGGGTTCGATCTCTGTTACGAGACTCCTTGCTCCGATGGCTCCTGTTCGGACAATCTCCCCTCCATCACCTTTCACTTCCTGAACAGTGTGAAGCTCTCGTTGCCGAAGGATAACTGCTTCTACGCAATGAGTGCTCCCAGGGGCTCCATGGTGGTGAAGTGCTTTCTCTTCCAGATAATGGATGATGGGGGCTACGGTCCAGCTGGTGTCTTTGGGAGCTTTCAGCAGCAGAACATGGAGGTTGTGTATGACTTGGAGAAGGAGCGAATCGGCTTCCAGCCTATGGACTGTGCTTCTTCTGCTGCCAGATACGGGCTCCATCAGAAGTAG
- the LOC103983557 gene encoding probable aspartyl protease At4g16563 isoform X2, protein MALFIPQTTTTTVSLFLLLATTLFSLLHAAGDRGHGSLVLGLTHVRAVSPPRVAAVTTDMIEPLRGFRDGYLISLNLGTPPQVIPVYMDTGSDLTWVPCGNISFECMDCDDYRHHKLIAAFSPSYSSSSLRDLCTSPLCADVHSSDNPYDPCAVAGCSISTLVSGGCPRPCPSFSYTYGAGGLVVGSLTRDTLRVHTQSSAATREVASFCFGCVGSTFREPIGIAGFGKGALSLPSQLGFLRKGFSHCFLAFKYVDNPNFTSPLVVGSLAISSKEYFLFTPMLKSPTYPNYYYIGLEGISIGNDTMAIAPSNLRSFDPEGNGGMLIDSGTTYTHLPEPFYSLLLSKMESTIVYTRSNEYERRTGVKLSLPKDNCFYAMSAPRGSMVVKCFLFQIMDDGGYGPAGVFGSFQQQNMEVVYDLEKERIGFQPMDCASSAARYGLHQK, encoded by the exons ATGGCGCTGTTCATTCCCCAGACCACCACCACCACGGtttccctctttcttctccttgCCACCACATTGTTCTCCCTCCTCCATGCAGCCGGTGACAGGGGCCATGGCTCACTGGTACTGGGTCTGACCCATGTCAGAGCTGTCTCACCTCCTCGAGTTGCAGCTGTGACCACGGACATGATCGAGCCTCTCAGAGGATTCAGAGATGGCTATCTGATTTCCTTGAACCTGGGCACGCCACCGCAAGTCATCCCGGTCTACATGGACACCGGGAGCGACCTCACTTGGGTCCCCTGTGGGAACATCTCCTTCGAGTGCATGGACTGCGACGACTACCGCCACCACAAGCTGATCGCCGCCTTCTCTCCCTCTTACTCTTCCTCGTCGCTGCGAGACCTGTGCACCAGCCCCCTGTGCGCTGACGTCCACAGCTCCGACAACCCCTACGACCCATGCGCCGTGGCTGGGTGCTCCATCAGCACCCTCGTGAGCGGCGGCTGTCCCCGGCCATGCCCTTCCTTCTCCTACACGTATGGCGCAGGAGGGCTGGTCGTCGGCAGCCTCACAAGGGACACCCTGAGAGTCCACACCCAGTCGAGTGCTGCCACCAGAGAGGTCGCAAGCTTTTGCTTCGGGTGCGTCGGTTCCACGTTCAGGGAGCCCATCGGCATCGCAGGGTTTGGGAAGGGTGCACTCTCCCTTCCCTCGCAGCTCGGCTTCCTCCGAAAGGGCTTCTCTCACTGCTTCTTGGCGTTCAAGTACGTCGACAACCCCAACTTCACCAGCCCTTTGGTCGTAGGGAGTCTTGCAATCTCCTCCAAGGAGTACTTCCTCTTCACCCCTATGTTGAAGAGCCCGACGTACCCCAACTACTACTACATCGGACTAGAGGGCATAAGCATCGGCAACGACACCATGGCCATTGCACCATCGAACCTCAGAAGCTTCGATCCAGAAGGCAATGGGGGGATGCTGATCGACTCTGGGACGACCTACACTCACCTGCCGGAGCCGTTCTACTCTCTCCTCCTCTCGAAGATGGAGTCGACGATCGTGTACACGAGATCGAACGAGTACGAGCGGAGAACCGG TGTGAAGCTCTCGTTGCCGAAGGATAACTGCTTCTACGCAATGAGTGCTCCCAGGGGCTCCATGGTGGTGAAGTGCTTTCTCTTCCAGATAATGGATGATGGGGGCTACGGTCCAGCTGGTGTCTTTGGGAGCTTTCAGCAGCAGAACATGGAGGTTGTGTATGACTTGGAGAAGGAGCGAATCGGCTTCCAGCCTATGGACTGTGCTTCTTCTGCTGCCAGATACGGGCTCCATCAGAAGTAG
- the LOC135674891 gene encoding trihelix transcription factor ASR3-like — MEKNVFVVVGRGDKSREYRKGNWTLDETMVLIQAKKMDCERREQRLKELPRGSSSRPQEMRWKWVEDRCWGRGCYRSQNQCNDRWDNLMRDYNKVRAYETSSSVGGNPDLSYWNLEKNDRKERNLPSNVLPEVYEALTEVVRRKRSGGASAPPGRPMEEKRRRGPGAGSPAPLHARPVTTTDSEDSQHPISPQRKRKRGEGSSSNTLELSSAIMKCASIMAEALQAGEKQEEVRHKDLISIERRKAKLEESKSVMGMQSMDGLAAAINMLASSILGLVTGRVQKLQNK, encoded by the exons ATGGAGAAGAATGTTTTCGTTGTGGTGGGAAGAGGAGACAAAAGTAGGGAGTACAGGAAAGGGAACTGGACGCTCGACGAGACAATGGTTCTGATCCAGGCAAAGAAGATGGATTGCGAGAGGAGGGAGCAGAGGTTGAAGGAGCTGCCTCGAGGCAGCAGCAGTAGACCGCAAGAGATGAGGTGGAAATGGGTGGAGGATCGCTGCTGGGGACGTGGCTGCTACAGGAGCCAAAACCAGTGCAACGACAGGTGGGACAATCTCATGAGGGATTACAACAAGGTCAGAGCATACGAGACGAGCTCGAGCGTCGGAGGAAACCCAGATTTATCTTATTGGAACCTCGAGAAGAACGATAGGAAGGAAAGGAATCTGCCCTCCAATGTCTTGCCTGAGGTATATGAAGCTTTAACTGAGGTAGTGCGGAGGAAGAGGAGCGGTGGTGCATCTGCCCCCCCTGGAAGACCAATGGAAGAGAAGAGGAGACGCGGCCCAGGTGCAGGATCACCAGCTCCACTACATGCTCGACCGGTGACCACCACAG ATTCCGAAGATAGTCAGCATCCAATCTCACCGCAAAGAAAGAGGAAAAGAGGAGAAGGAAGCAGCAGCAACACCCTCGAGCTCAGTTCTGCAATCATGAAATGTGCTTCCATTATGGCAGAGGCACTCCAAGCAGGTGAGAAGCAGGAGGAGGTGAGGCACAAGGATCTCATAAGCATAGAGAGGAGGAAGGCCAAACTTGAGGAGTCGAAGTCAGTGATGGGTATGCAGTCCATGGACGGCTTGGCTGCTGCCATCAACATGCTTGCCAGCTCAATCCTTGGTTTAGTCACTGGCAGGGTGCAGAAGCTCCAGAATAAATGA
- the LOC135672908 gene encoding uncharacterized protein LOC135672908 — protein MASNGSSARVESTESSLERIKRQLTSGSGRYLLQGPLLKRSETLRKWNERWVILDPTTGKMEYKTRRNEAVMKGTIIFDLNSTITISPVNFHGLQKYDGCCFYIGTPQKKEYFLCAETPGAARAWVSTLHATQLVLRAHREAVNNLTGNGPTKLGTVATVVAAANSTAMEASKEIEAAMKISMRAALGLVANKPNEGHLDDLTIMKETLRVKDEELQHLAKDIRARDSTIKEIADKLTETAEAAEAAASAAHAMDEERRLACMEIERLTRDAEKKLGISQLKISEYEEKVVALSKEKELLLKQRDSALQEAHLWRSELAKAREQAVVLEAAVVRAEERARILEADAEARIKDASEKALAAAKEKEDLLALVNILQSQVERSQSNTKQVCEERSESCSGADDTLPLTKHVDSSEDDVDKACLSDSRVVPVSADSVVQLAEDGVEIHSIGDAEWSGFRPTDPRIADVREISPQAEGSSLDISVVDPTVDAHQLAVNTHQP, from the exons ATGGCCTCCAACGGGAGCTCCGCG AGGGTTGAAAGCACTGAGAGCAGCTTGGAGAGGATCAAGCGCCAGCTTACGTCGGGATCGGGGAGGTACCTGCTGCAGGGCCCGCTTCTCAAACGATCGGAGACG CTAAGGAAATGGAATGAGAGATGGGTTATCTTAGATCCAACAACTGGAAAGATGGAATACAA GACTCGAAGAAATGAAGCAGTTATGAAGGGAACCATCATTTTTGATTTGAACAGCACAATCACTATCTCCCCTGTAAATTTCCA TGGGCTGCAAAAGTATGATGGTTGCTGCTTCT ACATTGGAACTCCTCAGAAGAAAGAGTATTTCCTTTGTGCTGAAACACCTGGTGCTGCAAGAGCTTGGGTATCCACTTTGCA TGCCACTCAGCTGGTGCTACGGGCTCATAGAGAGGCAGTGAATAACTTGACCGGTAATGGCCCTACAAAATTAGGAACAGTTGCTACTGTGGTTGCAGCTGCTAACTCAACTGCAATGGAAGCATCAAAAGAAATTGAAGCAGCAATGAAGATATCCATGAGAGCAGCTCTGGGCTTGGTGGCTAATAAGCCAAATGAAGGTCATCTTGATGATCTTACAATTATGAAG GAAACTTTAAGAGTGAAAGATGAGGAACTACAGCACCTAGCTAAGGATATTCGTGCACGAGATTCCACCATAAAAGAGATAGCAGATAAGCTAACAGAGACTGCTGAAGCTGCAGAAGCTGCTGCCTCTGCTGCTCATGCAATGGATGAGGAGAGAAGACTTGCATGCATGGAAATAGAGCGCCTAACCAGGGATGCGGAGAAAAAACTTGGGATATCCCAGCTTAAG ATAAGTGAATATGAAGAAAAAGTAGTGGCTCTAAGCAAAGAGAAAGAGCTTTTGCTCAAGCAGAGAGACTCTGCTCTTCAGGAGGCACATTTATGGCGTTCAGAGCTTGCAAAAGCAAGAGAACAAGCTGTGGTACTAGAAGCAGCTGTTGTCAGAGCCGAAGAAAGGGCCAGGATTTTAGAGGCAGATGCTGAGGCAAGAATAAAAGATGCTTCAGAAAAAGCATTGGCTGCTGCAAAAGAAAAAGAGGATCTCTTGGCACTTGTCAATATTTTGCAATCACAAGTTGAGAG ATCGCAAAGCAACACAAAGCAGGTCTGTGAAGAAAGGTCTGAGTCATGCTCTGGTGCTGATGACACTCTTCCATTGACAAAGCATGTCGACTCATCGGAGGATGATGTGGATAAAGCCTGCTTAAGTGATTCAAGGGTAGTCCCAGTTTCTGCAGACAGTGTGGTCCAGCTAGCAGAAGATGGAGTTGAAATCCATTCAATCGGGGATGCTGAATGGAGTGGTTTCCGACCTACTGACCCAAGGATAGCTGATGTCCGTGAAATCTCTCCTCAAGCAGAAGGAAGCAGCTTGGACATTAGTGTTGTTGATCCAACGGTTGATGCGCATCAGCTGGCAGTGAACACTCACCAACCTTGA
- the LOC103983555 gene encoding transcription factor JUNGBRUNNEN 1 isoform X2, with product MEKKGEQEAVAVGEEKEEDVVLPGFRFHPTDEELVGFYLRRKVEKKPLSVEIIKEVDIYKYDPWDLPKVITAGEKEWYFFCLRGRKYRNSIRPNRVTGSGFWKATGIDRPIHPAAGHAAACIGLKKSLVYYRGSAGKGTKTDWMMHEFRLPAGGSGKLTTTPSAHEAEIWTICRIFKRSPISYRKQTNSWREASTSSSTRKQIPADSSCVTSSFECDNGNDYRCCASSGHSNGEQGEMELATHYYQENNQVYGGQWNPIHQPPLLYTNAGQSPTMDECFRSDGDWDELGRIVEFMRDQTLLPYDCGYT from the exons ATGGAGAAGAAGGGAGAGCAGGAGGCAGTGGCAGtaggggaagaaaaagaagaggatgtGGTGCTCCCCGGATTCCGGTTCCATCCCACCGACGAAGAGCTCGTCGGGTTTTACCTCCGACGCAAGGTGGAGAAGAAGCCGCTCAGCGTCGAAATCATTAAGGAGGTCGATATATACAAGTACGACCCATGGGATTTACCAA AAGTCATCACCGCCGGAGAGAAGGAGTGGTACTTCTTTTGCCTCCGGGGGAGGAAGTACAGGAACAGCATCAGGCCGAATAGGGTGACCGGGTCTGGTTTTTGGAAGGCGACCGGCATCGACAGGCCGATACACCCCGCAGCTGGCCACGCCGCCGCCTGCATCGGCCTTAAGAAGTCGCTGGTTTACTACCGAGGAAGCGCCGGAAAAGGAACCAAGACCGACTGGATGATGCATGAGTTCCGCCTTCCCGCCGGTGGTAGCGGCAAGCTCACCACCACTCCTAGCGCGCATGAAGCT GAGATTTGGACCATCTGCAGAATCTTCAAGAGGAGTCCTATCTCTTACCGAAAGCAAACGAACAGTTGGAGAGAAGCATCAACGTCATCGTCAACCCGCAAGCAAATCCCAGCTGACTCCAGCTGCGTAACCAGCAGCTTCGAGTGCGACAACGGCAACGACTACCGGTGCTGCGCCTCCTCGGGCCACTCCAACGGCGAGCAGGGAGAGATGGAGCTGGCCACTCACTACTATCAGGAGAACAACCAGGTGTACGGCGGCCAGTGGAACCCGATTCACCAACCTCCCTTGCTGTACACCAACGCGGGTCAAAGTCCAACCATGGACGAGTGCTTCAGATCGGATGGTGACTGGGACGAGCTCGGAAGGATTGTGGAGTTCATGAGAGATCAAACCCTCCTCCCCTATGACTGTGGATACACTTGA
- the LOC103983555 gene encoding transcription factor JUNGBRUNNEN 1 isoform X1, whose protein sequence is MEKKGEQEAVAVGEEKEEDVVLPGFRFHPTDEELVGFYLRRKVEKKPLSVEIIKEVDIYKYDPWDLPIAEVITAGEKEWYFFCLRGRKYRNSIRPNRVTGSGFWKATGIDRPIHPAAGHAAACIGLKKSLVYYRGSAGKGTKTDWMMHEFRLPAGGSGKLTTTPSAHEAEIWTICRIFKRSPISYRKQTNSWREASTSSSTRKQIPADSSCVTSSFECDNGNDYRCCASSGHSNGEQGEMELATHYYQENNQVYGGQWNPIHQPPLLYTNAGQSPTMDECFRSDGDWDELGRIVEFMRDQTLLPYDCGYT, encoded by the exons ATGGAGAAGAAGGGAGAGCAGGAGGCAGTGGCAGtaggggaagaaaaagaagaggatgtGGTGCTCCCCGGATTCCGGTTCCATCCCACCGACGAAGAGCTCGTCGGGTTTTACCTCCGACGCAAGGTGGAGAAGAAGCCGCTCAGCGTCGAAATCATTAAGGAGGTCGATATATACAAGTACGACCCATGGGATTTACCAA TTGCAGAAGTCATCACCGCCGGAGAGAAGGAGTGGTACTTCTTTTGCCTCCGGGGGAGGAAGTACAGGAACAGCATCAGGCCGAATAGGGTGACCGGGTCTGGTTTTTGGAAGGCGACCGGCATCGACAGGCCGATACACCCCGCAGCTGGCCACGCCGCCGCCTGCATCGGCCTTAAGAAGTCGCTGGTTTACTACCGAGGAAGCGCCGGAAAAGGAACCAAGACCGACTGGATGATGCATGAGTTCCGCCTTCCCGCCGGTGGTAGCGGCAAGCTCACCACCACTCCTAGCGCGCATGAAGCT GAGATTTGGACCATCTGCAGAATCTTCAAGAGGAGTCCTATCTCTTACCGAAAGCAAACGAACAGTTGGAGAGAAGCATCAACGTCATCGTCAACCCGCAAGCAAATCCCAGCTGACTCCAGCTGCGTAACCAGCAGCTTCGAGTGCGACAACGGCAACGACTACCGGTGCTGCGCCTCCTCGGGCCACTCCAACGGCGAGCAGGGAGAGATGGAGCTGGCCACTCACTACTATCAGGAGAACAACCAGGTGTACGGCGGCCAGTGGAACCCGATTCACCAACCTCCCTTGCTGTACACCAACGCGGGTCAAAGTCCAACCATGGACGAGTGCTTCAGATCGGATGGTGACTGGGACGAGCTCGGAAGGATTGTGGAGTTCATGAGAGATCAAACCCTCCTCCCCTATGACTGTGGATACACTTGA